From the Juglans microcarpa x Juglans regia isolate MS1-56 chromosome 3D, Jm3101_v1.0, whole genome shotgun sequence genome, the window TGATGTACACAATTTGAATGTAAACATAAATGtttaaaccatagaaatattacgttcgaacgttaggaTTCAAACAGCCAGGAAAatgttacattcgaacattttaGTGTATAAAGTTTGAACGTAACAGTACATTCAAACGTAGACtaagggctggtttggttacataaaaccaaaccatttcatctcatctcatttaataaaattattacaattttttcaaactcccgcacaaaatacaataaacaattcaattttttcaaattctaaaataaaaataattttaaatttttatattataataatattttattcaacttttagcAAAATATTTGATCTGATCTGTGTAACAAAATGAGGCCTAACATACGTTCAGAGTACAAATGATCGTTTGAACATTGACTGTGGGATGTTTGGATGTTTAAACCTAGAAATGGTTGAGTCGATTTAgccatttttcaattttctcaaatagGACATTAATCTTGTAATGGCCACTGTAAAAATAAAGTATAGACTATTTACGGTGGTCATGATTTGACCATTGGCCACTCATGGTTGTCGAAAAATCAAGAATGAACCCCGGCTACTCAAATTTGTATAGTAATGTATATAGTATTTTCATATACACTACTAtgctatataattatattacatatactgtataactataatatataaaccacGTTCGAATGTGGTGGGATTTATGTTGGAATGTTAAAATGAACGTTCGTACgtttttaaaaacaattgtcAGTACCTTTCTCACGTTAATTCTATGGCATATACGGGGACATAATTTCAACTGCACTCGCATGTCAATAGTATTACGTTCGACCGTAATCCTTGTATGTTCCAAAGTGGGATAGTTAAGTTCGAACAtttctgaaaaaaattgtgggatCTTTCCCATCTTAATTTTATGGCATATACGGGAACCAAATTTCATCTATGTTCTCATGTCAACACtgttacattcgaatgttatttTAGTACGATCAAAAGTGGAATAGTTAACTTTGAacgtttttttaaaaaaattggcaaGACCATTCCAATGTTAATTCTATGGCATATAGGGGACCTAATTTAATCTACGTTTGCATGTCAACACGTTTCCTTCCAAATGTTATTTCGGTACATTCGAATATGAAATTGTTAAGTTCGAATGCTTGTGAAAAAATTGGTAGGACATTTCCTGCGTTAGTTCTATAACAGATACGTGGAGCTAATTTCATATATGTTCACATGCTAACATATGTACATTCAAAGGTTACGTATGTAAATAGACTTGGCGGGACACTTAGTGGGattgaaaaattttacaaaatgtttgaacatttactgtaaacgttcgaatgttacggCAACTTGATGTGATGACTTTACATTTAAAAAGTCGTTGCAAAATGACCTTGTACTAAACATAACACCTTCGTTCTATTTAGTTTAACATATTTCAGTAATAAAAGTCGTTGCAATAGgtgtaaaattttgaaaaaaaaaaatacgccCCAAACAAGTCTTGTGAGTGTTTAAGACAAGGGTTTGATGCATTTTCTCCCATTTGTGTTGTAGAGCGACCGAGTGAGAGATGGTGCAGTGTTGTGAGAGAAGCTTGTGAGAGAGAGTGATtgtgagtgagagtgagagtgagagagagtggcaTTCGGGAATATtagagggagaaagaaaggTTGAGACtaatagagatagagagagaaaattagtTGTAGTGTTTATTTTGAttcgtttatttttaaggaatatttgttatgtttatttttgaactaACTAATATAGTGTTTTTTGTTAAAGAATATTTGTTGAAACTTGTTGAAGATTGTGAGATAAAAAGTTTGTGATTTtagctaggtatatttctaaacttaattgtgtaattatattttgattatattaatgtgatttttgtgattatattGTAAGTTGTTGGATTATATTGTAATTTGTAGAATTATATTGCGATTTGTGGGAAgatatattatgtttatgttgtgatttactttctaattatattgtgatttgcgtgattatattgtgatttgttAAAAGGTATATTGTgtttatgttgtgatttactttgtgattatattatgatttgtggggttatattgtgatttgtgggaagatatattgtgtttatgatgtaatttaatctatgattatattgtgatttgttgaatttgtgggattatattgtgatttagAGATGTGTTTGCAGGAGCGAcaaagagaccaggaggaaagactACGCATTGAAGTTCAATAACAAGTACAGAGGGAGATGCTGGTCCAAATAGAATGTGTTATGTCACTACAACATGATCACTTTGGAtgatgaaagaagaagaaataaacccTATCATTGctcaaaatttttgttttctaattttgtaactctctaaaaaatttacatgagatGATGCTATCTGtgatataatatgatacaatttgtatgctttttaagctttttaattttatgaaattattagttttgatccgtacgttcgaatgtaaagaaAGAACGTTCGAATATGGCTTTACATTCTAATTAGCTTGAACATAATCACATAGACGTGCGATaaatacgtttgaacgtatacTATCAACAAACGTTCAAACTTATTCTGTTACGATCGAATGAATATTTCTTAATctttgaatgattaaaaaagataCATTCGAACGAACTGATTAACCATTCGAATGTCATTCGAACAATTGCCCAATAATGAGAGAATGCAAAGTTCAAACGTCATAGcacaaacgttcgaatgtaaaaatcAAACGTGCGAATGAAAAATATCGAACGTTAGATTTTATCATTCGAATACTAATTAGTCGgataaacgtttgaacgttattcTATACATTTGAATGTTACTTTCTGTGATGGAATTCGACTATCAGAAAATCTCTTCACGTTTGAACGTTGCATGATCTCATGGAAGACTCTtgaccgtcacaaaaaaaaattttagtgacGGTTATATCGTAAACCATCATAAAATACTTTCTGTGATGCCTTTTTAATGATGGTTGTGGTGACTGTCTCagtcactaaaatatttttgtaacaattttcttattttttataacgaTTTTATCTATcataataaatgaaaatctGTTGGAGTGATTGAAAGGGTGCAGAAGAAGTGCGAATATAAGCaatataaattagaaaacaaaaaacaaataaaaaaagtgaaagcTACGTACGTTTCTGGTCCAAATTCCAGTGCGTTCACCGAAAAATGTTTTTCACTTTCCACGTaatttaaacattaatatttttttattttcatcttaaattagttatattttcaatttatatattcagTAATTAAAATTCCACCAAAAATAGATCAAGAATTACACATGAATTAACACAATCTTAAAAGTAAGATTTTGACAAGAGTACGTGAATGATCAAATTAGAGaattagagaagaagaagagggaggcCGGGGGTCGGGATTATTAAGTCCTAATCCAAAACCAACGCGttgtttcttattattttattttttaaaatgtagtTGCATCATTTAATCCACTTATGTTAAATGATGTcgttttacataaaaataaaataaaaatatatattatatagatcgATTTACTGATTTGAATATGATTTAAATCGGAACCAAACCCAATTGATCACTTTggtttctaatattttttactgtCGGCCAACGGTACTAATATTTTCTCCTCCGGTTTCGGCTAGCTCCATTGGTTATCCTTCAACTCTAAGTgaaagtataattataaaaaccaaggatatatataaactaaaacttttattaattttggttgcgacttaattaaaaaaaaaaaaaaaaaaaacaagatgtATATAATTTAACTGCATGTCCAAAGAGGAATGAAATTAATGTTATTAATAAAGTGGACCATATAATtctatattttgagaaaatctaatataattatCTGAAGATATCTAAAGACTTAAAAacaaccatttttcttttctcatattAAAAAGATTCAATACAGCATATATAGTCTTGATatcattaaagaaaagaaatcagcTTATAACTCACAATAATACAATATTGTTTGTTTCGGATTTACATTTTCGTATAAATTACTTATTTCACAACAAAGACAGACAGATTCAGAAATTACAGAtcataaacatttatatatatatatatatatataaagtatttcTTACCCAAATAACACAAGCACTAGACTAATCTAGTTTGGATTTAATTTTCAGATATTgataaaatatctcactattattcattattttattattaacttttacctatatttttaattattattaattattatttaatatttttttaatattttttaattattatttacagaatatttcaaaatatctgGAATACCTTAGCAACCGAAGCTGCCATCTTGGCGAGGGTCTACCCTGACTAGAGATGATAGATCTCCCACGAGCCCTTTGTCCTAGAATGCAGAAATTTTTAGTTCGGCCGTGAGGCCGGGGAAACAAGCGCTAGGAGCTCCTCATCGCATTCAAATTTAGCCATGTCCTCCTCCTTCAGGTTAATCCATGCCTCTATTCCATTCCCTGACTTGGTGTCAAGAAACGCGACCAGATTCTTGAATGTCAACCTTGCAGAGCCAACCCACACCGGCTTCCCCAACCCAAAGTCAGCTTCATATATAGGAAACCTGCACAAGCTGGTGAAGCTGAATGATACCACCTCTCCTTTCGTTATTCTTGCGGCTCGCTCTTTGATGAAGTTCAAGTGCCCCTCATTCTCTTGAAGTTCCTTCACGAAATCCACGTTCACTTTCCTTATAGACTCCCTAACTTGGTTAACGATGCCATGACACTCACCATGATGATCGGTATCCACAGACGGTACAGAGATCGCCACCCGACTTATGTTCCCGAAGTAGTTCTCCGGAAGAGGTGGGTCCATCCTGGTGCGTAGGTTAACAGCATGGAGGACGGTGTAGAGCTTACGCTCTTGATCTGATTTCGATTGAGTTGTAGCCATGAAACGGGTCCATATGAAAGCTGACAAGGCCTCGACGCGCGTTGGGCGTCTTGGATATTCCCTGTTTTCAGTGTATTTGGCTCTAACTGCCGCTATTGCGGACGCATCAAACACAAACCTCTTCGTCAGAATATTGTCCTTCACGATCCCCGTCCTCGGTTCAAAGCCCGTCAGATCTTTTGGCGGGAAAAGAGTGGCGGAGTCGAATCGAGGCCGGCTCACCATTATTTCACAGTTCTCACCGCGAACACTATTAATGGCAGCCCAACTGTTGAGAAACGTGAAGAATGACAAGGCGTCCGCAACCTTGTGGGACATGCCAAGACCGATAGCCATCCCACCGCAGTTGAACGAGGTGACTTGAACGACTGCAGCTAAATCCTTGACATCGTCGAGTTCTAGAGGTAGAAACTTGTTGAGCTCAGCAGGAACTGGGTCTTCCAGAAATTCAACAAGTTGGCAGTTGGCTTTGGCTTCAACATAGTGGACACCCTCGTCGTTGCAATCAAGACAGAGATTGTCCTTAACCCGTCCTGCTAGTGGGTAGAATCGGGTTAAGGTCTCGGACAAGGATTTCTTAAGCTGCAGTTTGTGCAAGTTGGTCAGACTGTTATGGGCTTCTAAATTAGAGAAGAAGAGAACCAAAGGCATAAAAACTGGGGGTGCTATTTGATCGAGAAAGGAGAGCTGGTAATGGCGGAGGTGGGGTGGAGTTGGAGAAGAGGGCTTGATGCTCTCCTCGGAGATAACTTGGATAACTAAATCCTTCATTTTCTATATCGAGCGTTTGTAGAAATTCCCAAAAGACTTTAAACAAGGTTTATCGGCCTGAAGCTGAAGGCACTGTCGAATTAAAGGAAATAATCGAGTATGTTAAGAAATTAGGCACCCTAGGCCGGAATTATATAGTGGTGTTGCCGAAACAAAAGTCAAGAATGACTGCTACTATATCTATCAGACCTAAATGTGTACAGGATATTCTTGGTTTTAAGAGATGTATATTCCATGAATTAGTTGCAAATCTTGCATGCATATTTATGTGCACACCTGTCGATCgttattgatattaatatatatccaATTAAGAGGTTTTTGTTTCTTCGATCATATATAACCTTTATATATATCGTTTCCAAGTGGTCATAATTACAACTCAAATTAACTACTAATTTTTAACACTTGATATCTCCTAGCAGTCAAATACAGCATAATATTGTACCAAGACTAATACTATGTCCGATGCAATCAATATTAACAATTTAATCGAAGTGACGGCTATGCCAAGAGCGTAATTAATTTTACTTTCAAGGCTTAATTAAAATCGATCGATCGTGTTCTGATCATCTGGCGATCGACGTTACTTGTGCCAAATATGCATTAGCTAGTaactaaataattaatttggagGTTGGCAGTGTCGATCATGCTGACATGGTCTATTTCGTGCTAGAGATAAATTTCTCGAGTGTAATTAATACTGGCATTTATATCTTTTGACAAGTGATCCAACCAACGCAATGTGGCCCTGGCAATTGCCAGGTATTAATTttggatagtttttttttatttaaaagtaaaataaaataagaaaaattttgagagaataaAAAGTTTTTTGTCGCATGAAAATCATTTCAGCCTCAAATTCGTACCGTTTCATTAAACAGATATCTTACATGCTAGCACTAGTGCACAGTTTGGTAAGTGAATTCGCTTGTaagaagatttttctttaattttgatagCCACTTTAATTAGAAATTACATGTAAATTACAACGCCGTCtctttgcatgcatgcagactCGGGCACTACAATATAATTTGACTTTTGTGACGGatgaaaccgtcacaaaaaataagcaaactGTCTTTGTGACGGTTTGAGACTAtcaccacgaccgtcacctaaaaggcgtcatataatttttttttgtgatgggTTACTGTTCAACCCTA encodes:
- the LOC121256319 gene encoding stemmadenine O-acetyltransferase-like; this encodes MKDLVIQVISEESIKPSSPTPPHLRHYQLSFLDQIAPPVFMPLVLFFSNLEAHNSLTNLHKLQLKKSLSETLTRFYPLAGRVKDNLCLDCNDEGVHYVEAKANCQLVEFLEDPVPAELNKFLPLELDDVKDLAAVVQVTSFNCGGMAIGLGMSHKVADALSFFTFLNSWAAINSVRGENCEIMVSRPRFDSATLFPPKDLTGFEPRTGIVKDNILTKRFVFDASAIAAVRAKYTENREYPRRPTRVEALSAFIWTRFMATTQSKSDQERKLYTVLHAVNLRTRMDPPLPENYFGNISRVAISVPSVDTDHHGECHGIVNQVRESIRKVNVDFVKELQENEGHLNFIKERAARITKGEVVSFSFTSLCRFPIYEADFGLGKPVWVGSARLTFKNLVAFLDTKSGNGIEAWINLKEEDMAKFECDEELLALVSPASRPN